One Ostrea edulis chromosome 6, xbOstEdul1.1, whole genome shotgun sequence genomic window, ttttttaaaaaccctagGTTCTATCTTCTAAGAATACAATAAAAAAGTTGCTGTCCTATATCAGATAAAAATACCTCCCTGCTCataggccataagcaccgagcataggcctaacttttcctgcccttcaccggcaatgatgacgtctccatatgagtacaaattctcgagagggacgttaaacaatattttgataaattgcatttagttatatacacgtgtatttatCATCAGAAACAAGTTAACGTTTCTGTAAACAATTAATCAAACAAATCAGCGTCAACCGCTAACcgatatttatttactttctcCCCATCACCAACTGAATTCATAACCACACGCTATGCAATATGATGTTTGCAGGAAAATGGTGTATTTTATGAGCAAATCGATCTCATACTCGGTGATACTGCGTTTTCTCCGCTTCGGAGCCGAACCCTCGTGATCCACAGTGACGACTCCTCCTATGTGACGTTGTATGCGGTGTTCTAGTGGACTTACTTTTCGATATcgaatttgaacacttttagGGAAAATAACGTTAGACGTGTAACACCTTCTTTATTCAATATACATATGCCTTTATCGCTTTCTACAGTAAGTTTCCTTCTAATTAATTTCATTTGCTAGAAATCACGCTTGAATCTGAATGAAAATATCAGAAGCAAATTTTCCGTCATCAGGAATAAAAGCTTCGAAGCAAAATTATCCTGTTTTGTGTCACCATTCACACATGGCGCGAAATGTGTTTCCGGCTAAATTCATTTTCCTGagattatttttgaaagaagaCATCATAATTTCAGACGGCATCATCCAGAGAAGAACaagaattacaaataattgttgcTCTATACGCTCACGATGTCGTTAGATGGGGAAAATTACAACTCAAGTATTCTTAAAAGATGTTTTTCACCATAACGTTGCCTCAAACTCCAAATATAGGTTGTGCGCTATGTCTAATTACAACGATTTTCGTCAGTTATAACACTGAATTATCATCATCACACCAAATTGgctaaatatttgtttataggAGATAGTATCAAAGAAGTCTAAACGCACTTCCTTCTTGAACTTGCTGTTGTTCGGCAATATCCatcaaaaattcatattgtgtTCATGAAAGTTTAGTGAGATACCTTCACATTTTCCGTATATGATTTGTCCGCGAGTAACAGTCCCAAGAATATTTAAGGAATTCAACcatcatgtgacttatcaatagaataaataaaaatatcaattccCATACAATATACTATAATTTGATCaataaccaacaaaaaaaattcCTCCGAAACATACCTTTCTATCGTGCATACagtttaattaaataaagattttgcaaaaccTTATGACACCAGATGAGGGAGGAACTACGTAGAGATATTGAATGTAACAGGAGGTATCCATTAATAGGAAATAAAGAATGGCGGTGGATGTTGCAGGAtagccacccccccccccctccccgaggTCGCATCGtcgtgtttgtttacatgtttaATTTTATCGATTTCGGAACACAGACGATTGATTTTTGTTGAATGTCAATCAttcatgtatttgtttgtaacttttatacattgtatttgattcatttctatgataataaattaaaatgatcACTTCTTGATTTGATAGTTTTTCTAGCAAACCACAAAGAGTGTAAAACATTAGGTAGTGAACATAACCGTAAATAGTTTTAAGGCAATACACAATATTTAATCAGGTCCACCACGTGAAATCAATATGATCTATGTATGTATTACATTTCAAACGCATACATATCGCTGTTCTGATAATCATTAGATGACGTATTCGGTACATTGCAGAATAATAGATGCGGCAtttctttgatctttgcaatagtCGTGGTAGAATATTGTATAGATTGACTGtgttttataattgaaagtcAGTTACCTATAAAAATGATAGCAGTGATTTTGTTAAACCAAAGACATAATTTCGAAATTATGACGTACATATAATAATCAGATACCTTTTCTCCCTTTCAGCATTCTGACTATTCATTAGATAATTTCTTGTGAATGTCGGACTCATTCTCACAAACCgaaatattattatatacaaaaatagcTGGTGGCACATGGgatggtggggggggggggggtcaataaaatttagatatcaAATCAAACATGACATTCCTTTTGTGTCAACAAATCGATAATGGTAACATGACCAAAATAAGCACAATTGATTGGTTACCGACCAAATCGAAGGACAGGGCGAAACTAGTAATTAGAGAACATATATTGGTTGCtgtaaaataaggaatatttgaaaacaaaaaatataaattgttgctGTAAAATTAGTAACATATAATTGTATAGAAAACAATCACCTGAAAAAAGAGCCTTATAAGGAGTAGGTATCTCTATTTCGTAGACTTCGTGacataaatgttattatttGTCAGTATTAAGGGACTTATGTCCCGACGTTAGAAACATTGCCCATGAGACTTTGTGGTGTTTTCGCTTGAGACAGACTTTCATTTCTTAAAACGTCGGTTGGTGATTGCAAATATGTCAAGTTTGTTTTAGAAAAGTTATCCGAGGATGTGTTTACCTGTACATCTAGATGTGTTTAgagatgtttgaaaataaatttagaatAATTTCTATTACTTCTTTTCAGCCTATCGGTTAAGAACATGGCGTGCACCAACGTTTGGAATGATTCCGAGGTCTTTCTACTGGGTAATCGTAGCCAGACTAATGCATGTGATAACGACAGTAGTAAACCAGTGGAAAGATGGACCGTGGAGGTGATCACACGTGTGGTATCTGTGATGGCAGTGATGTTGTTTACTCTTATAGGAAATTTCTTTCTAATAGCTCTGCTAACATACAAAAAATCTCGTCGAAGAAAGCGTGTAAACATCTTTATAATTAATTTGGCCATTGGAGATTTGGCTGTCGCCTTCATTACGATGTCTACAGAGATTATATTCATCGCCTTCAATGAATGGGTTCTTGGACCTTTCTTATGTAAATTCGCCGTCTATCTCCAGTGTGTTACGTTATCTAGTGCAACTTTTCTGTTGACTGGAATGAGCGTGGACCGATATCAAGTCATTGTCAAACCAATGCAATCACTGGCCAAAAGACCCCAAATCTGGACGAAGGTTCTCTGTGCATGGATCTTAGCATTTGTGTTTGCTCTGCCACAACTAGCCATATTTGTTGAAGAAAAACGAATAAAGAATGGAAAATCAGTCAAAATGTGTGTGAGCCGTGGCTACACGGCACAGTGGCAGCGTAAAGTGTTCTTTTCTTTTCTCATGACGTATGTTTTGATCATTCCCTCAACTGTTATGTTATACTGTTACTATAAAATAGCCAAGGTGGTTTGGGCACGAGCCAGTTCTCATCAGCAGTCTTCTGAAGGTTCTTATGAGGAATTAAAAGCTTCTCCGAGAGTTTCAGTTCAAACAAATTTGGTGTCTGCTTCTAAGCAGAAGGTTATCAAGATGACGTTAACTGTGATTGTGGGGTTTCTAGTGTGCTTGACTCCGTACTTTATCATATCATTCATACGGATTTACAGTGATTACAAATTGAAGCTAGATTATGCATTATCAATATCGGAAATAGTATTTATGGTGCACAGTGCCCTTAATCCTGTTTTATATGGGATCTTCGCATTACGATGGAAGCATATTAAAAAATTCCATTCTCGATTTAAGTACCACAAATCAATCCGAGGTGAACGAGCGGCAGATAAGAGAAGAGTTAACAACCTTCGCTTTGGAATGGCAATTTTGAATGGGCGGGAGCATAATCATGAAAATAGTTTTATTATTACTAATCACGCTGTTTCAAAGGAAGGAGAGACGCGGACCCAAACAGTACGACACTCCACCAAACACAACCTCTCTACGACTGAGCAGCAATTAGTAAATAATCGAATAAAAAAAGCTTCATCTACGAGTTCTCTGCTGTTATCTACCAACACGTCAATAAATCGAAGGAACAAATCGGACTATGGAACTCCTCTCTAAAATAACTAAACCTAATGAAGCTTACATATGCACGCCAGGTCCGTATCACTGAAGAGTAATTAAATGAATGATACTTTCCTCAATGCTTTTTGGTGAAtcgtgttacatgtatttacattctaGTAGCCATGACAACAGATGAAATATAGATAAAGCTAAAATATGTTGTTTTCCTTgaagtctgattaaaatcaaaccttcACGAgctctttttttattttgattgacaacaggggatgcttacgccTACTAGGCACCTTCTCCCACCTGTGGTATTTCCgggagtccgtgtttgttcaactctgattttgtattccttagaagagttaagagattgatcactgttcgttatcttcaacttttcattGTCACGTGACAATCAAAATGATAAGGAGCTAGTGAAGGTTTGATTTAAATCAAACTGCTTTAATTGTGTCTTATAGACATTTTTTAACACGTTCTTTGAAATTTGTCaatatttctttctctttttttgtaatatattaAAAGCAAACATTGTAAACTCCTTTTAATCGTTAAATGGGTTTTCTAATGGTAAATCTTTGTATTTTAAGAAAGACGCATGAGAAACAGCGGAACAGTCCCCTCACAGTGCGGTGAAAGCAAGGAAAGCGAGACTCGCATCAGGAAGCCGTCAGGAAAGAAGAGAAAATAGACTATGTATAATTAAATACAGTAAATAAGTAATTATACATGGGATTGTGTACAATTCATGGCCTCAAAGGGTAACGGATTTCACCATTTATACACAGGACAACGTGGAGAATAACACAGGACAGAATCATTACATGTTTTATCTTGATAGCTTGTCATCCACAGTAATAACATTTTCTGTACAAGTTGATGGATGGAATTCAAAATGATTATTTGCTAATTCAGAAGCAGATCGACATTACATGACATGTGTTAACAAgtattctgagagtattgcatagcaatagatagtcccctaccggtcgCAAAAATTCCtggaccacaacaatattcgaagttcacTGTAGATTATGGGAaaggggaaaattggggaaccaggataggaatggttgggagtcaactactattcaggtacaaagactagaccgGGGAAAAGATAAATCTATAACTAGGTTtaagtctttaaccaagtcaatgaactgtgaaaagtaggtgatcatgaataatttagatcTATTTTCTTATTACTACGCTAGAAGTTTAAATGAGTGTTGTACTCTTATTTGACCACCACAGTGGTCtggaggtagagcgttcgccccgcatgcggaaggtcgggattcgaatcccggccgcgacagatccaagtcgtta contains:
- the LOC125647304 gene encoding neuropeptide S receptor-like — encoded protein: MACTNVWNDSEVFLLGNRSQTNACDNDSSKPVERWTVEVITRVVSVMAVMLFTLIGNFFLIALLTYKKSRRRKRVNIFIINLAIGDLAVAFITMSTEIIFIAFNEWVLGPFLCKFAVYLQCVTLSSATFLLTGMSVDRYQVIVKPMQSLAKRPQIWTKVLCAWILAFVFALPQLAIFVEEKRIKNGKSVKMCVSRGYTAQWQRKVFFSFLMTYVLIIPSTVMLYCYYKIAKVVWARASSHQQSSEGSYEELKASPRVSVQTNLVSASKQKVIKMTLTVIVGFLVCLTPYFIISFIRIYSDYKLKLDYALSISEIVFMVHSALNPVLYGIFALRWKHIKKFHSRFKYHKSIRGERAADKRRVNNLRFGMAILNGREHNHENSFIITNHAVSKEGETRTQTVRHSTKHNLSTTEQQLVNNRIKKASSTSSLLLSTNTSINRRNKSDYGTPL